In the Limanda limanda chromosome 1, fLimLim1.1, whole genome shotgun sequence genome, one interval contains:
- the dmgdh gene encoding dimethylglycine dehydrogenase, mitochondrial — protein sequence MSRILNLLRVQLRRDVSACRGTARVPLRTISCTTRKHAESDESLVLGKRWKDTADTVIIGGGCVGVSLAYHLAKGGVKDVVLLEKSELTAGSTWHAAGLTTYYHPGINLKNVHSDSIKLYETLEAETGQAVGFHQPGSVRIASTAARVDEMRYQMTRTHWHVTEQYFIGPEKVHELFPLLNIDKVLAGLWTPGDGHIDPYSLTMALAAGARMYGAQIYNPAPVTALTPTADGKWDVQTPHGTIRANRIVNASGFWAREVGQLIGFDHPTIPVHHQYIVTATVPEVKDLKKELAVIRDLEGSYYLRQERDGLLFGPYENMEKMVVQDSWVRDGVPPGFGKELFESDLDRIMEHVEMAMEMVPVLKKADIINIVSGPITYTPDLLPMVGPHHGVPNYWTAIGFGYGVIHAGGIGKFLSDWIRNGEPPYDLIECDPNRYGKWADVPFMLAKARESYGFNNVVGYPKEERFAGRPTSRKSGVYDLLKDNGSMGFHAGWEQPHWFYQPGDDTGYKPSFRRTNWFEPVGRECKLVMEKVGVIDLTPFAKFIVKGEDSLKLLDRLFANTMPKVGSTNVSHMLTATGRVFAEVTITQLAPGEFLLITGSGSELHDLRWIEKEATEGGFKVDISNVTEDIGVLGIAGPNSRKVLQKLTDEDMSDAGFKFLQCKLIELAGIPVRAIRISYTGELGWELYIDQKSMAAVYQAMMEAGKDEGIDNFGTYAMSSLRLEKGFRGWGAEMNCDTNPLEAGLDYFIKLNKPADFIGKAALQEIKAKGLKRKLSYISLDTDNIDPEGNETVWYNGKVVGNTTSGAYSYSSQQSLAFAYLPPDLCSVGQKVEVELLGKKYPAMVIQEPLVLTEPTRTRLQKKAKGKA from the exons ATGTCTCGAATATTAAACCTGCTGAGGGTTCAGCTGCGGAGAGATGTATCCGCGTGTCGTGGGACGGCTCGGGTTCCTCTGAGGACCATCAGCTGCACGACAAGAAAACACGCTGAGAG TGATGAGTCCCTGGTATTGGGGAAGCGGTGGAAGGACACAGCGGACACCGTCATCATCGGCGGTGGATGTGTCGGGGTCAGCTTGGCTTATCACCTGGCCAAAGGTGGCGTGAAGGACGTGGTGCTGCTGGAGAAGTCTGAGCTGACGGCCGGATCCACCTGGCACGCT GCTGGTTTGACAACATATTACCACCCTGGCATCAACCTCAAGAACGTCCACTCTGACAGCATCAAATTATACGAGACCCTGGAGGCTGAAACTGGACAG GCAGTGGGCTTTCACCAGCCTGGCAGTGTCCGAATCGCTTCGACAGCAGCCCGGGTGGACGAGATGAGGTACCAGATGACCCGTACTCACTGGCATGTGACGGAACAGTACTTCATCGGACCGGAGAAAGTCCACGAACTTTTCCCTTTGCTCAACATTGACAAG GTACTGGCAGGTTTGTGGACCCCAGGAGACGGACACATTGACCCTTACTCTCTGACTATGGCTCTGGCGGCTGGGGCTCGTATGTACGGCGCCCAGATCTACAACCCAGCCCCGGTAACTGCCCTCACTCCAACCGCTGATGGCAAGTGGGACGTCCAGACTCCTCATGGAACGATCCGCGCCAACCGCATTGTCAATGCTTCAG GTTTCTGGGCCAGGGAAGTGGGACAGTTGATCGGTTTCGATCACCCAACCATCCCAGTGCATCACCAGTACATAGTGACAGCAACAGTACCGGAGGTGAAGGATCTAAAGAAGGAGCTGGCTGTCATCAGGGACCTGGAGGGTTCTTACTACCTGCGTCAAGAAAGAGACGGCCTGCTGTTTGGCCCCTATGAAAATATGGAGAAGATGGTGGTGCAGGACTCCTGGGTCAGAGATGGTGTACCTCCAG GTTTCGGTAAGGAGTTGTTTGAGTCGGACCTTGACAGGATAATGGAGCACGTGGAGATGGCCATGGAGATGGTCCCAGTGCTGAAGAAAGCTGACATTATCAACATCGTGTCGGGACCAATCACATACACTCCTGACCTGCTGCCCATGGTGGGACCACACCACGGAGTTCCCAACTACTGGACTGCCATTGGCTTTGG GTATGGAGTCATCCATGCTGGCGGTATAGGTAAGTTCCTGAGCGACTGGATCAGGAATGGAGAGCCTCCTTATGACCTGATTGAATGCGACCCTAACCGCTACGGCAAATGGGCAGATGTGCCTTTCATGTTAGCCAAAGCCAGAGAGTCCTATGGCTTCAACAATGTTG TTGGTTACCCCAAGGAGGAGCGCTTCGCTGGCCGGCCAACCAGCCGAAAAAGCGGCGTTTACGACCTGCTCAAGGACAATGGATCTATGGGCTTTCACGCTGGCTGGGAACAACCTCACTGGTTCTACCAACCTGGAGACGACACCGGATACAA GCCCAGCTTCCGTCGCACCAACTGGTTCGAACCAGTTGGCAGAGAGTGCAAGCTGGTGATGGAGAAGGTGGGAGTGATCGACCTGACTCCTTTTGCCAAGTTCATCGTGAAGGGGGAGGACTCACTAAAGCTGCTGGACCGCCTCTTTGCTAACACCATGCCCAAG gttggCTCGACTAATGTCAGCCACATGTTAACAGCCACTGGGCGGGTCTTTGCTGAGGTCACCATCACGCAGCTGGCACCAGGAGAGTTCTTGCTCATCACTGGCTCGGGGTCTGAGCTACACGACCTCAG GTGGATAGAGAAAGAAGCTACAGAGGGTGGATTCAAGGTGGACATCAGCAACGTAACAGAAGATATTGGCGTGCTGGGCATCGCGGGACCAAACTCGCGCAAAGTCCTTCAGAAACTGACAGATGAGGATATGAGCGACGCAGGATTTAAATTTCTTCAATGCAAGTTAATCGAGCTGGCAGGCATCCCTGTCCGGGCCATCAGGATCTCCTACACCG gtgaaCTCGGCTGGGAGCTGTACATTGACCAGAAGAGCATGGCAGCTGTGTACCAGGCCATGATGGAAGCAGGGAAAGACGAAGGCATCGACAACTTCGGCACCTACGCCATGTCCTCCCTCAGACTGGAGAAAGGCTTCAGGGGCTGGGGAGCTgag ATGAACTGTGATACCAATCCTCTGGAGGCTGGGTTGGATTATTTCATCAAACTGAACAAG cctGCTGACTTCATAGGCAAAGCGGCTCTACAGGAAATCAAAGCCAAAGGCCTGAAGAGGAAGTTGTCCTACATCTCACTGGACACGGATAACATCGACCCCGAGGGAAACGAGACCGTCTGGTACAATGGCAAG GTGGTCGGCAACACGACGTCCGGAGCCTACAGCTACAGCAGCCAGCAGAGCCTGGCGTTTGCCTACCTGCCTCCGGACCTGTGCTCTGTGGGTcagaaggtggaggtggaacTGCTGGGGAAGAAATACCCCGCCATGGTCATCCAGGAGCCGTTAGTCCTCACCGAGCCCACACGGACCCGGCTGCAGAAGAAAGCAAAGGGCAAAGCATAA